A stretch of Primulina tabacum isolate GXHZ01 chromosome 13, ASM2559414v2, whole genome shotgun sequence DNA encodes these proteins:
- the LOC142522375 gene encoding BTB/POZ domain-containing protein At1g30440-like: MACMKLGSKTDAFQKQGQAWFCTTGLPSDIVVEVGEMSFHLHKFPLLSKSGIMERLIAEASEGEGLSIIKLPDVPGGTKSFELVAKFCYGVKLELTAANVVYLRCAAEHLEMTEEYEEGNLISQTEVFLNQVVLRNWKDSLKALQTCDDILSHAEELQVPERCIDSLAAKACTDPNLFGWPVMEHGGPMQSPGRSVLWNGISTGARPRNSNSDWWYEDASSLSLSLYKRLISAMESRGVKHEIIAGSLNSYARKYLPGLNRRQGVTEFSNRLTPVGSVVSLPEEDQKLLLEEIDQLLPMQKGLVSTKFLFGLLRTAKILRVSPSCTSNLEKRIGIQLDQATLEDLLMPNFSYSMETLYDVDCVCRILEHFLAVDQVLGGASPGSDDGHLMGSPSLTPITMVAKLIDGYLAEVAPDVNLKLPKLQSLIAAVPEYARPLDDGLYRAMDIYLKSHPWLAESDREQLCRLMDCQKLSLEASTHAAQNERLPLRIIVQVLFFEQLQLRTSIAGCFLVSENLDGSRQLRSGMMDQNDGGWSNAVRENQVLKVGMDSMRIRVSELEKECSNMRQEIEKLGRVKGSSAWGNVSKKFGFRLKSQMCSAEEESVSKHDSNGSVKTEKGKHTLKIEKAKDKIGKEKRRLTSDD, from the exons ATGGCATGCATGAAATTGGGTTCTAAAACTGATGCATTTCAGAAGCAAGGGCAAGCCTG GTTCTGCACGACCGGTCTCCCCAGTGATATAGTCGTCGAAGTTGGGGAAATGTCCTTCCATCTTCACAAG TTTCCATTGCTCTCAAAAAGTGGGATTATGGAAAGACTAATTGCAGAGGCGTCCGAAGGAGAAGGATTATCTATCATTAAGCTTCCTGATGTTCCTGGAGGGACAAAATCTTTTGAACTTGTAGCTAAATTCTGCTACGGGGTTAAACTTGAACTTACTGCTGCAAATGTGGTATACCTTCGGTGTGCTGCCGAACATCTTGAAATGACTGAAGAATACGAAGAGGGAAATCTCATTTCTCAGACTGAAGTATTTCTCAATCAAGTGGTTCTACGCAACTGGAAGGACTCTTTGAAAGCACTTCAAACCTGTGATGATATTCTCTCTCATGCTGAGGAACTCCAAGTTCCTGAAAGATGCATTGATTCTTTAGCTGCAAAGGCATGTACCGACCCAAATTTGTTTGGGTGGCCCGTGATGGAGCATGGTGGTCCAATGCAAAGTCCTGGAAGAAGCGTTTTATGGAATGGGATAAGCACCGGTGCTAGGCCAAGAAATTCGAATTCAGATTGGTGGTATGAGGATGCATCATCTCTAAGCTTATCTCTTTACAAAAGGTTAATCTCGGCCATGGAATCTCGGGGAGTAAAACATGAAATTATCGCTGGTTCCCTAAATTCTTATGCAAGAAAGTACCTGCCAGGACTCAATCGGCGCCAGGGTGTCACTGAGTTCAGTAACCGGCTTACACCAGTGGGATCTGTGGTCTCGTTACCTGAAGAGGATCAAAAGCTGCTTCTCGAAGAGATTGACCAATTACTCCCGATGCAGAAGGGTTTGGTCTCAACGAAATTTCTATTTGGTTTACTTCGAACAGCCAAGATTCTGCGAGTAAGCCCCTCTTGTACATCGAACTTGGAGAAAAGGATAGGCATTCAGCTCGATCAAGCTACTCTAGAGGATCTATTGATGCCTAATTTTTCTTATTCTATGGAAACCCTGTATGATGTGGATTGCGTGTGTCGGATTCTAGAGCATTTCTTGGCTGTGGATCAGGTACTCGGTGGCGCATCTCCAGGTTCTGATGATGGTCACTTAATGGGATCACCATCTCTGACACCAATCACGATGGTTGCCAAACTGATTGATGGGTACCTTGCTGAGGTTGCACCAGACGTTAATCTGAAACTCCCCAAGCTTCAGTCTCTGATAGCTGCTGTTCCTGAGTACGCACGTCCCTTGGATGACGGTCTTTAtcgtgccatggatatttatctCAAG TCGCATCCGTGGCTAGCAGAATCCGACAGGGAGCAACTCTGCCGGCTTATGGACTGCCAGAAACTGTCTTTAGAAGCTTCCACCCATGCTGCCCAGAACGAAAGGCTTCCTCTGAGGATAATAGTCCAAGTCCTCTTCTTTGAGCAGCTGCAACTGAGGACATCAATAGCAGGCTGCTTCCTCGTCTCGGAAAATCTTGACGGGTCGAGACAATTGAGAAGCGGGATGATGGATCAAAATGATGGAGGCTGGTCCAATGCAGTCCGTGAAAACCAGGTCTTGAAAGTAGGCATGGATAGCATGAGGATAAGAGTTTCTGAGCTCGAAAAAGAGTGCTCTAACATGAGGCAAGAAATCGAGAAATTAGGTCGGGTCAAAGGATCCAGCGCCTGGGGGAACGTCTCGAAGAAGTTTGGGTTCAGATTAAAGTCTCAAATGTGCAGTGCTGAAGAGGAATCTGTCAGCAAGCACGACAGCAATGGCAGTGTGAAAACGGAGAAGGGGAAACATACTTTAAAAATCGAGAAGGCCAAAGATAAAATCGGGAAGGAGAAGAGAAGATTAACTTCAGATGACTGA